AGGCCGTTCGTGACCACGCGCAGCTCCGCGCTCTGCAGGGCCGTGCGCACGCGCGGCAGCGCATCGGCGAGCACCGTGCGCGCCAGCGTGCGTCCCGTGGCGATGGTGACCGAGCGGGCCTGCCGCCCCGCGATGGCGCGCAGCTCTTCCTGCGATTGCGACAGCTCCCGCGCGAGCTGCTCGGCGGTGTCGAGAAACGCGGTGCCCGCGGCCGTCAGCCGCACGGGGCCGCCGGAGCGGGCCGCATCGGCCGCCACGCCGCCGCTGCCGTCAGCGCCTTCGGCGCCCGCGCCGCGCTCCACGAGCGCGACCCTGGCCCAGGCTTCGAGCGCCCGGATGCGCCGCCCGAACGCCGGGTGCGTCACATGCCGCACCTCGGCCGCGCGCGTGAAGCTGCGCTCGCGCGCCAGCGCGATGAAGTCTTCCACCCATTTGAGCTGCATGGCTGGCGATGCGGGCAGGCAGGCCGCGTGCGCGCCGCGTTCCCTTGCGGGCCTTCAGCGCCGCGCCGCGTTCAGCGCATCGCGCGTGGCCTGCGCGGCCAGGCGGGCCGCGGCGGCGAAATCGTCGCCACCGCTCGCGTACAGGATGGCGCGCGAGGAGTTCACCACGATGGGCCCGCCCGCGCGCAGCCCGGCGCGCACCGTGGCGGCCGCATCGCCGCCCTGGGCGCCCACGCCCGGGATCAGCAGCGGCAGCGTCGGCGCCAGGGCGCGCACGCGCTCGATCTCGGCGGGGTAGGTCGCGCCCACCACGAGGCCGAGCTGGCCGTTGCGGTTCCACGGCCCCTGCGCCTGCCGCGCGATGTGCTCGAACAGCAGCGGCTGCCCTTCCACGCTCGCGAGGCGCTGGCTCTGCAGGTCGTCGCCGCCGGGGTTGGACGTGCGGCACAGCAGGAACGCGCCCTTGCCGTGGTAGGCCAGGTAGGGCGCGATGGAGTCGAAGCCCATGAACGGCGAGAGCGTCACCGCGTCGGCGCCGTAGCGCTCGAAGGCCTCGATCGCGTACTGCTCGGCCGTGGAGCCGATGTCGCCGCGCTTGGCGTCCAGGATCACGGGCACGTGCGGCGCGGCGGTGCGCATGTGGCGGACGAGGCGCTCGAGCTGCTCTTCGGCACGGTGCGCCGCGAAGTAGGCGATCTGCGGCTTGAACGCGCAGGCCAGGTCGGCCGTGGCATCGACGATCGCGGCGCAGAAGTCGTAGATCCGGCCCGCGTCGCCGCGCAGCGCGGCGGGGAAGCGCGCGGGCTCGGGGTCGAGCCCCACGCAGAGCAGGGAGTCGTTGCGCGCGGTCGCGTCCCGCAGTTGGTCGAGAAAGGTCATGGCCGCCATTCCAGGTCGAAAGTGCCGCATGCCGCCGGTTTCATTGCGAATGCAGCTATGTTTTTTATAGCAAATGCGGAATCAGGCGGTGCGTGCGCGCTTCTGCAGGATCTCGAAGGCCGGCAGTTCCTTGCCCTCTAGCACTTCCAGGAAGGCGCCGCCGCCCGTGGAGATGTAGCCCACCTGCTGCTCGATGCCGTACTTGGCGATGGCCGCGAGCGTGTCGCCGCCGCCCGCGATGCTGAACGCATCGCTTGCGGCGATGGCCCGCGCGATGGCCTCCGTGCCGTGCGAGAACGCGTCGAACTCGAACACGCCCACCGGGCCGTTCCAGACGATGGTGCCGGCCGACTGCAACTGCCCGGCGAGCTTCCTGGCCGTCTCGGGGCCGATGTCCAGGATCAGGTCGTCCTCGGCCACGTCGGCGGCGGCCTTCACCGTGGCGGGCGCATCCGCCGCGAAGGTCTTGGCCACCACCACGTCGGTGGGTATCGGCACCTCGGCGCCACGCGCCTTCATGGCCTCGATCACGGCGCGGGCCTCGTCCAGGAGGTCGGGCTCGGCCAGGCTCTTGCCGATCGGCAGGCCGGCGGCCAGCATGAAGGTGTTGGCGATGCCGCCGCCCACGATGAGCCGGTCCACGTTGTTCGCGAGGCTCTTGAGGATCGTGAGCTTGGTGGAAACCTTGGAGCCCGCCACGATGGCCGCGAGCGGCCGGCGCGGGTTGGCCAGGGCCTTCGTGATGGCGTCGATCTCGGCGGCCAGCAGCGGGCCGGCGCAGGCGGTCTTCGCGTACTCGGCGATGCCGTAGGTCGTGCCCTCGGCGCGGTGCGCGGTGCCGAAGGCGTCGTTGACGTAGATGTCGCAGAGCTTCGCGAGCTTCTGCGCCAGCTCGGGCCGGTTCTTCTTCTCGCCCACGTTCACGCGGCAGTTCTCGAGCAGCACCACCTGGCCCGGCTGCACGTCGACGCCGTCCACCCAGTCGGCCACCAGGGGCACGTCGCGGCCCAGCAGTTCCGCGAGGCGCTCGGCCACGGGCGCGAGCGAATCGGCGGGCGTGAGCGTGCCTTCCGTGGGGCGGCCCAGGTGGCTCGTCACCATCACGGCCGCGCCGGCGTCCAGCGCCATGCGGATGCAGGGCACGGACGCGCGGATGCGCGTGTCCTCGGTGATGCGGCCGGTGTCGTCCTGCGGCACGTTCAGATCGGCGCGGATGAACACGCGCTGGCCGCGGGCCTGGCCCTGGGCGCAGAGGTCGGAGAAGCGAAGGATTTGCATGGGGAGAGCTGGAGGGGGTGGGAAGCCCGGGCCGGCCATCGGGTGGCGGGCGCTGGGGCGGCGGCGAAAAAAAACTGCGCCGGATTGTAGGCGCCGCACCGGGCGGCCTTCCGTAGGCCGGGGCCGGCACCGCCGCAGCGGCGGCGCTACCAGCCCAGGCCGATGTGCAGCGGCAGGTAGACCGCCATGCCCACGCAGATCGTGCCCAGGATGCCGCGGCGCCAGAAGTAATAGGCCACGGCGCAGGCCATGGCCGGCAGGCGCGCATCCTGCAGCGTGCCGATGAGTTCGCCGCGCGACATGAACAGCTCGGGCGCGATCACCGCCGCCAGCGCGGCGAGCGGCGCGTAC
The DNA window shown above is from Acidovorax sp. NCPPB 4044 and carries:
- a CDS encoding AzlD domain-containing protein, with amino-acid sequence MDASVTETAIAILGLAVITLVTRAFFMIPENEVPMPDWLKRGLKYAPLAALAAVIAPELFMSRGELIGTLQDARLPAMACAVAYYFWRRGILGTICVGMAVYLPLHIGLGW
- the pyrF gene encoding orotidine-5'-phosphate decarboxylase; protein product: MTFLDQLRDATARNDSLLCVGLDPEPARFPAALRGDAGRIYDFCAAIVDATADLACAFKPQIAYFAAHRAEEQLERLVRHMRTAAPHVPVILDAKRGDIGSTAEQYAIEAFERYGADAVTLSPFMGFDSIAPYLAYHGKGAFLLCRTSNPGGDDLQSQRLASVEGQPLLFEHIARQAQGPWNRNGQLGLVVGATYPAEIERVRALAPTLPLLIPGVGAQGGDAAATVRAGLRAGGPIVVNSSRAILYASGGDDFAAAARLAAQATRDALNAARR
- a CDS encoding phosphoglycerate kinase codes for the protein MQILRFSDLCAQGQARGQRVFIRADLNVPQDDTGRITEDTRIRASVPCIRMALDAGAAVMVTSHLGRPTEGTLTPADSLAPVAERLAELLGRDVPLVADWVDGVDVQPGQVVLLENCRVNVGEKKNRPELAQKLAKLCDIYVNDAFGTAHRAEGTTYGIAEYAKTACAGPLLAAEIDAITKALANPRRPLAAIVAGSKVSTKLTILKSLANNVDRLIVGGGIANTFMLAAGLPIGKSLAEPDLLDEARAVIEAMKARGAEVPIPTDVVVAKTFAADAPATVKAAADVAEDDLILDIGPETARKLAGQLQSAGTIVWNGPVGVFEFDAFSHGTEAIARAIAASDAFSIAGGGDTLAAIAKYGIEQQVGYISTGGGAFLEVLEGKELPAFEILQKRARTA